A section of the Hevea brasiliensis isolate MT/VB/25A 57/8 chromosome 17, ASM3005281v1, whole genome shotgun sequence genome encodes:
- the LOC131175348 gene encoding uncharacterized protein LOC131175348, with protein MADNKNIIYYIIPVMTKITEHKLNGSGSNYLEWSKTVRVYLRSIDKNDHLTKDPPTDDTRQTWLRDDSRLFLQFRNSIHSEVISLINHNEFVKELMDYLDFLYSGKGNISRIHDVCKAFYRAVKEDKSLTVYFMDFKRVYEKLNILLPFSPDFKREQLAVMSFLAGLPSQYEIAKSQILSSSEIFSLHETFTRVLRTESTQSSQPASSALISRNPNGQQGNRRASRGGITGNKSNQRNGEACSNQD; from the coding sequence atggcagacaataagaatattatttattatataattccggtgatgactaagatcacggaacacaaacttaatggttcgggttcgaattatctggagtggagtaagactgttagggtttatttgcgtagcattgataagaatgatcaccttactaaagatccacctactgatgatacacgacaaacttggctaagagatgattctcggttgtttttgcagtttcggaactcgattcacagtgaggtaattagtttaattaatcacaatgaatttgttaaggaattgatggattacttagattttttgtattctggtaaagggaatatctcacgtattcatgatgtttgtaaggcattctaccgtgctgtgaaagaggataagtctctaacggtttattttatggattttaaacgggtatatgagaaacttaatatattgttgccttttagtcctgattttaaacgggagcaactggctgttatgagttttcttgccgGCCTTCCTTCACAGTATGAgattgctaaatctcagattctctcaagttctgagattttctctttgcatgaaacgttcacacgggtccttcgtacagaaagtacccaatcttcacaacctgccagtagtgctcttattagccgtaatccaaatggacaacaaggTAATAGAAGagcaagtagaggaggaattacaggcaacaaaagtaatcagcgtaatggagaggcttgttctaatcaggactaa